In one Euleptes europaea isolate rEulEur1 chromosome 12, rEulEur1.hap1, whole genome shotgun sequence genomic region, the following are encoded:
- the RNF6 gene encoding E3 ubiquitin-protein ligase RNF6 produces the protein MDSSGFGLGESGRQTIFQNPSGEDERQRQQERLNREEAYYQFINELSDEDYRLMRDCNLLGTPGEITADELQQRLQGEKEHLVSQSNTENREGDTVRYFETLELNSTSDSLPEWLNMLRRTGNSSRSEQRRNQTWRAVSQVNPTSGGFRFSLEININHDYNGGDGPNEEFEGVSHGHAIRNHAENTPLIADSPIASRTRSRVLRETFGQATASSRSSSGSGSVAQNDEETPRLFSGRHSTRNSSSATHTFLDDNEHNIIRQRRVQRVASMRLHGGRAGARTWRRTRQRPEALSSQSQTLLEGWQQRDTQQIRRRSRRTHTVHSPSQQGETQVPSLDIIVEEEASGTSSAILGRHPAITVDLEVRRIHPEAYRDLQRIGIRTRSRAGMAENLVASESNSEGFRRTISQPEHTGMQTYDGTAGMPPRRISEIGLGESSSVGLRSIIRQVITELGDLRSLVDVESYHTIQRGVQHLSEMQSGLPNLQSLSSIGEFRETSLGSSPAEQGGREWDGEARAAQHGSHDETQDHSQAQDANSLIGNGTLPILRLVPYLLLDDYTSDRLRGLTKDQMDSLSTRSYGTTTAEGGEISKTCSVCMNEYVVGNKLRQLPCMHEFHFHCIDRWLSENSTCPICRQSVVT, from the exons ATGGACAGTTCTGGGTTTGGCTTAGGGGAAAGTGGTAGGCAGACCATCTTTCAAAACCCCAGTGGTGAAGATGAAAGGCAACGGCAGCAGGAGCGCCTTAACAGAGAGGAAGCCTATTACCAATTCATTAATGAACTCAGTGATGAAGACTACAGGTTAATGAGAGATTGCAACCTCCTTGGGACTCCAG GAGAAATAACAGCAGATGAGCTGCAGCAGCGTTTGCAAGGCGAGAAGGAGCATCTGGTATCCCAATCAAACACAGAAAATAGAGAAGGTGATACAGTTAGAT ATTTTGAGACTCTTGAGCTAAACTCAACCAGCGATTCCCTGCCAGAATGGCTGAATATGTTGCGTCGTACAGGAAATTCCTCCCGCAGCGAACAGAGGAGGAACCAGACTTGGAGAGCTGTGAGCCAGGTGAACCCAACTAGTGGAGGATTCCGGTTTAGCCttgaaataaatataaatcaTGACTATAATGGTGGGGATGGTCCCAATGAAGAATTTGAAGGCGTTTCACATGGCCATGCTATCAGAAATCATGCAGAAAATACTCCTCTAATAGCAGATAGCCCAATAGCAAGCCGAACTAGGAGCAGGGTACTGAGAGAGACGTTTGGCCAAGCTACTGCCTCCTCTAGAAGCAGTAGTGGAAGTGGTTCAGTGGCACAAAATGATGAAGAAACACCTCGGCTTTTCTCAGGCAGACACAGCACCAGAAACAGCAGCTCAGCAACACACACCTTTTTAGATGACAATGAACACAACATTATCAGACAAAGGAGAGTACAAAGAGTTGCATCCATGAGACTTCATGGTGGGAGAGCTGGAGCTAGAACTTGGAGAAGGACAAGACAAAGACCAGAAGCATTAAGCAGTCAAAGCCAGACCCTGTTGGAAGGATGGCAACAAAGGGATACTCAACAAATCCGAAGAAGGTCTAGAAGGACACATACAGTCCATTCTCCATCACAGCAAGGTGAAACACAAGTGCCGTCACTGGATATAATTGTGGAAGAGGAGGCATCTGGGACATCCTCAGCTATACTTGGAAGGCATCCTGCTATTACAGTAGACCTTGAGGTAAGAAGAATTCatcccgaagcatacagagatcTGCAAAGGATTGGTATTAGAACTCGCTCAAGAGCGGGCATGGCAGAAAACTTGGTTGCGTCTGAAAGTAATAGTGAGGGTTTTCGTCGGACCATTTCACAACCTGAACACACAGGCATGCAAACTTATGATGGCACTGCAGGTATGCCTCCTCGTAGGATATCAGAAATCGGGCTTGGAGAGTCTTCATCGGTGGGTCTTAGATCAATCATAAGGCAAGTTATTACTGAGTTAGGAGACCTAAGGTCATTAGTAGACGTTGAGTCATATCATACAATTCAGAGGGGTGTTCAGCACTTATCAGAGATGCAGTCAGGGCTGCCTAACTTGCAGAGTCTAAGCAGCATTGGTGAATTCAGAGAAACATCACTTGGAAGCAGTCCTGCTGAACAGGGTGGCAGGGAATGGGACGGGGAGGCCCGTGCTGCGCAACATGGCAGTCATGATGAAACCCAAGATCACAGTCAGGCTCAGGATGCAAACAGTTTAATTGGAAATGGGACGCTTCCCATTCTTCGCCTTGTGCCTTACCTTTTGTTAGATGACTATACCAGTGACCGCTTGAGGGGATTAACCAAAGACCAAATGGACAGTCTTTCCACTCGCAGTTACGGGACCACCACTGCAGAAGGGGGTGAAATAAGTAAGACCTGTAGTGTATGCATGAATGAATATGTGGTGGGAAACAAGCTGAGGCAGTTACCATGCATGCATGAGTTCCATTTTCATTGCATTGATCGTTGGCTTTCTGAAAATTCCACTTGTCCAATTTGTCGGCAATCTGTAGTAACTTAA